The following proteins come from a genomic window of Salvia hispanica cultivar TCC Black 2014 chromosome 4, UniMelb_Shisp_WGS_1.0, whole genome shotgun sequence:
- the LOC125219446 gene encoding quinone-oxidoreductase QR1, chloroplastic-like, with amino-acid sequence MARKLMHALVYGGVVDGAVGLKHVEVPIPKAGKDEVVIKVEAASINPVDWKIYNLRLLLRPLLSRASHPPIPGNDVAGEVVEVGSGVQKFKPGDKVITVLSVNTAGGLSEYCVAKEKVTVLRPAEVSAAEGAGLPVAGLTALISLTQYAGLKLDQPDSGPQKNILVTAASGGVGQYAVQLAKLGNAHVTATCGSRNFDLVRGLGADELIDYKAAPEGAASLRSPSGRKYDAVLHCAPTVAWSVFEPNLAKNGVVIDLIPSAGTRWASTVKKLTFSKKKLFTFMLTPNDDEGLKFLVGLMKEGKLKTIIDSKHALSRGEEAWSKGVSGHATGKIIIEP; translated from the exons ATGGCTAGGAAGCTTATGCACGCACTTGTTTACGGTGGAGTCGTCGATGGAGCTGTCGGTTTGAAG CATGTTGAAGTTCCAATTCCAAAGGCAGGAAAAGATGAAGTTGTGATCAAAGTGGAAGCAGCTAGTATAAATCCAGTTGATTGGAAGATCTACAATTTGAGATTGCTGCTGCGCCCCCTTCTTTCCAGAGCCTCCCACCCTCCCATTCCCG GTAACGATGTGGCCGGAGAGGTAGTCGAGGTTGGATCTGGAGTCCAAAAATTCAAGCCCGGTGATAAAGTCATTACTGTTTTGAGTGTTAAC ACTGCGGGTGGCTTATCCGAGTATTGCGTGGCTAAGGAAAAAGTGACGGTTTTGAGGCCGGCGGAAGTGTCCGCCGCCGAGGGGGCGGGCCTCCCCGTCGCCGGCCTCACCGCCCTCATATCCCTCACGCAATACGCCGGCCTCAAGCTTGACCAACCCGACAGCGGCCCTCAGAAGAACATTCTGGTGACCGCCGCTTCGGGAGGGGTCGGACAATATGCCGTCCAGCTGGCAAAGCTAGGGAACGCGCACGTGACTGCCACATGCGGGTCCCGCAACTTCGACCTCGTGCGGGGCCTCGGCGCGGACGAGCTCATTGACTACAAGGCCGCGCCCGAGGGGGCCGCCTCACTTAGGAGCCCCTCGGGGAGGAAATACGACGCGGTGCTGCATTGTGCGCCCACGGTTGCGTGGTCGGTTTTCGAGCCGAACCTGGCCAAAAACGGCGTCGTAATCGATTTGATTCCGAGTGCGGGCACTAGGTGGGCTTCCACGGTGAAGAAACTGACGTTCTCGAAGAAGAAGTTGTTCACTTTCATGTTGACTCCTAATGATGATGAAGGCTTGAAGTTTCTTGTTGGATTGATGAAGGAAGGGAAGCTTAAGACGATTATTGACTCCAAGCATGCTTTGAGTAGAGGTGAAGAAGCTTGGAGTAAAGGTGTTAGTGGTCATGCAACTGGAAAGATCATTATAGAGCCATGA
- the LOC125219968 gene encoding UV-B-induced protein At3g17800, chloroplastic-like yields MRVQRLEREAFDRRLFRRSRRLQLSLGSGEACLHRAKSNATDSWATTEVQRFHLREMYTASILYGYFLKTASLSYQLERSLDISSSHYGLAGQGQHPISEMFTLGSNYVAHGHVSSPRSTPASPVSYSPGNKPRSLRFYMMGFVHESVQICAKPMSMEAVNLLQRHSSALFGDEETGMLEKDDVLTTSFTSLLKLLLLGPCRELCERCIYAQGKLTTPLLQRLLCSFIE; encoded by the exons ATGCGAGTTCAGCGGCTTGAGCGGGAGGCTTTTGACCGGCGTTTGTTTCGACGATCGCGGCGGTTGCAGCTCAGCCTCGGCTCCGGTGAAGCTTGCCTCCATAG GGCAAAATCCAACGCCACGGACAGCTGGGCCACGACTGAGGTACAAAGGTTTCACCTTCGTGAAATGTATACTGCTTCCATCTTGTATGGATACTTCTTGAAGACTGCTTCCTTGAGTTACCAACTCGAACGGAGTCTAGACATCAGCAGCTCCCACTACGGCCTTGCTGGTCAAGGCCAGCATCCCATTTCAGAGATGTTTACTTTAGGATCCAACTACGTCGCCCATGGCCATGTCAGCAGCCCAAGATCCACCCCAGCAAGTCCAGTTTCGTATTCTCCGGGAAATAAACCTAGGAGTTTGAGATTCTACATGATGGGATTTGTCCACGAATCAGTTCAGATATGTGCAAAGCCGATGTCAATGGAGGCGGTGAATCTTCTTCAGAGACACAGCTCTGCTCTATTCGGAGATGAGGAGACGGGCATGCTTGAAAAAGATGACGTGCTTACTACCTCATTCACAAGCCTCTTGAAGCTGTTGCTTTTGGGTCCTTGCCGAGAACTTTGTGAGCGATGTATATATGCTCAAGGAAAGCTAACTACGCCCTTACTGCAGCGCCTTCTGTGCTCGTTTATTGAGTAG